The following coding sequences are from one Candidatus Nezhaarchaeales archaeon window:
- the mfnA gene encoding tyrosine decarboxylase MfnA: protein MEEKGLPVDKVWSELKAKLAEDLTYESGLILGSMCTKPHSLARRVYTYSLDKNLGDPGLFKGSVAIEGEVVRMLGRLLSNPEAFGAIVSGGSEANLLALWAARNHSKGSEVIAPASAHISIDKAANLLGLKLIKAPLTASFQVNVQKVKRAVSNRTAALIGIAGTTSLGVVDPIEELSEIALEEHLWLHVDAAFGGLVLPFLAELGYKAPSFDFRLKGVKSITVDPHKMGLTPIPAGGILFRGKDLVKPITFNVPYLSGGNAYQFTVTGTRPAAPVIAAWAIFKALGREGFRKIVARCMKLTNLLADNLSTIPRVKLVVKPVMNVVGISFQGVEASRVAAALRSRGWALSAASNYIRIVVMPHVKRRHVEAFLKDLKEVLLKLV, encoded by the coding sequence GTGGAGGAGAAAGGATTACCAGTGGATAAGGTTTGGAGCGAGCTTAAGGCTAAGCTCGCCGAGGATTTAACCTACGAATCAGGCTTAATCCTAGGATCCATGTGCACTAAGCCCCATAGCCTAGCTAGGAGGGTTTACACCTATTCCTTAGATAAGAACTTAGGGGATCCAGGGCTTTTTAAGGGGTCCGTAGCTATAGAGGGCGAAGTAGTAAGGATGCTTGGACGCCTACTTTCAAACCCTGAAGCCTTCGGAGCCATAGTATCAGGCGGTAGTGAAGCAAACCTACTAGCCCTATGGGCTGCCCGTAACCACTCTAAAGGGTCTGAGGTTATAGCTCCGGCCTCAGCCCACATATCCATCGATAAAGCTGCTAACCTACTCGGTTTAAAGTTGATTAAGGCGCCTTTAACAGCCAGCTTCCAAGTAAACGTTCAAAAGGTTAAACGCGCCGTAAGTAATCGTACAGCCGCTTTAATCGGTATAGCTGGGACTACAAGCCTAGGCGTAGTAGATCCAATAGAGGAGCTTTCAGAGATAGCCCTCGAGGAGCATTTATGGCTTCACGTGGATGCCGCCTTCGGAGGCTTGGTTCTACCATTCCTAGCAGAGCTTGGCTATAAGGCTCCAAGCTTCGACTTTAGGCTTAAAGGCGTTAAATCGATAACCGTAGATCCACATAAAATGGGGTTAACCCCTATCCCAGCCGGTGGTATACTATTCCGCGGTAAGGACTTAGTTAAGCCGATAACCTTCAACGTCCCCTACTTAAGCGGCGGTAACGCCTACCAGTTTACCGTAACCGGAACACGGCCAGCCGCCCCAGTTATCGCGGCCTGGGCTATCTTTAAGGCGCTTGGACGTGAAGGGTTTAGAAAGATCGTTGCGAGGTGTATGAAGCTAACGAACCTATTAGCGGATAACCTATCAACAATCCCCAGAGTTAAACTAGTAGTGAAGCCAGTAATGAACGTAGTCGGTATAAGTTTTCAAGGAGTAGAAGCTAGTAGGGTGGCCGCGGCCTTAAGGTCTAGGGGATGGGCGTTATCAGCTGCTTCAAACTACATAAGGATCGTGGTTATGCCGCACGTTAAAAGGAGGCATGTTGAGGCATTTCTAAAGGATTTAAAGGAAGTACTATTAAAGCTTGTTTAA
- a CDS encoding 4-phosphopantoate--beta-alanine ligase, translating into MSEEVLIPPTHPRAESLRIRERLISSFRRGVVAASGLIAHGRGEAFDYLIGEQTIEPARKAIRAAAAYMLMAKRPVISVNGNAAALVAKELVELSKATNAKLEVNLFYRSRVREELIERTLKEAGASEVLGVGDRASAVISELMSERRRVDPEGILIADLVLVPLEDGDRTMALVRMGKTVIAIDLNPLSRTSQWATVTITDNVVRAIPLLVKEVLTLKGEGYESLKRIVNSFDNKRNLNDVLAYINARLSKLSSSKELIDLPKSEV; encoded by the coding sequence ATGAGCGAGGAAGTACTCATACCGCCTACGCATCCTAGGGCTGAATCGTTAAGGATTAGGGAACGATTAATATCATCGTTTAGAAGGGGGGTTGTAGCTGCCTCCGGTTTAATAGCCCATGGAAGAGGGGAGGCCTTCGACTACTTAATAGGTGAACAAACCATTGAACCCGCGAGGAAAGCTATAAGGGCTGCCGCCGCCTACATGCTCATGGCTAAACGTCCAGTTATATCCGTTAATGGTAACGCAGCGGCCCTAGTAGCTAAAGAACTAGTTGAGCTTTCTAAGGCGACTAACGCTAAACTCGAAGTTAACCTATTCTATAGGTCTAGGGTCAGGGAGGAGCTTATCGAACGGACGCTTAAGGAGGCTGGAGCGAGCGAAGTACTCGGCGTTGGAGATAGGGCTTCAGCAGTAATATCCGAGCTTATGAGTGAGCGTCGACGCGTAGACCCTGAAGGCATACTAATTGCCGACCTCGTATTGGTGCCCTTGGAGGACGGTGATAGGACCATGGCTTTAGTAAGGATGGGTAAGACCGTGATAGCCATAGACTTAAACCCTTTATCGCGTACCTCCCAGTGGGCCACGGTAACCATAACGGATAACGTAGTTCGCGCCATACCGCTACTGGTAAAGGAGGTATTAACCCTTAAAGGTGAAGGGTACGAGAGCTTAAAACGTATCGTTAACTCGTTTGATAATAAGCGTAACTTAAACGACGTACTCGCATACATAAACGCGCGTCTCTCCAAACTTTCAAGCTCTAAAGAGCTAATCGACCTCCCCAAATCGGAGGTATAA
- the coaBC gene encoding bifunctional phosphopantothenoylcysteine decarboxylase/phosphopantothenate--cysteine ligase CoaBC, with translation MHPSKDIVASKGSELQGLKIVICITGSAAAFKCPDLARELMRHGADVHVVMTATATRFIHPSLMEWATGNPVTVELTGKAEHISLAGEHKLKADLVLVAPSTANTIGKAAHGIADTSVTTVILTAMGSGIPILIVPAMHSSLYKSPINQENIEKLKRIGVEFIEPRWEEGKAKFPEIDIIVKKVIERLSAPNDLSGLKVLVTAGPTREPLDAIRFLTNPSTGRMGLAIAEEALSRGADVTLIHGPGLNVYNPRLKTLKVVTTEQMLNAVVSELKGSNYDIIVLAAAPLDFGFEKPVNYKISSSVNELHVILVAKPKISLIVRKYAPTAFFIGFKAEFNLPKEALIESAYAKLKEAGMNLIVANDVSKPGCGFSSETNEVYIVDEAKNVVHIPLTSKRVIAKKLLDLAISRLKGRR, from the coding sequence ATGCATCCTTCAAAGGATATAGTTGCATCTAAGGGCTCCGAGCTTCAAGGCTTAAAAATAGTTATCTGCATTACTGGAAGCGCGGCGGCTTTTAAATGCCCGGATTTAGCTAGGGAGTTAATGCGTCATGGAGCTGACGTCCACGTAGTAATGACAGCTACAGCCACACGATTCATACACCCAAGCCTAATGGAGTGGGCTACAGGAAACCCTGTTACGGTGGAGCTTACGGGTAAGGCTGAGCATATATCGTTAGCAGGTGAACATAAGCTTAAAGCAGACCTAGTTCTAGTAGCCCCTTCAACAGCTAATACCATAGGTAAAGCCGCGCACGGAATCGCTGATACCAGCGTAACCACAGTTATCCTAACGGCTATGGGGTCCGGGATCCCCATCTTAATAGTTCCAGCAATGCACTCCTCCCTATATAAAAGCCCCATAAACCAGGAAAATATTGAGAAGCTTAAGCGTATCGGCGTAGAGTTCATTGAGCCTCGATGGGAGGAAGGTAAAGCTAAGTTCCCCGAGATCGATATAATAGTTAAAAAGGTTATTGAGAGGCTTTCAGCGCCCAATGATCTATCCGGGTTAAAGGTACTAGTTACAGCAGGACCTACAAGGGAGCCCTTAGACGCTATACGCTTCTTAACGAATCCTAGCACGGGTAGAATGGGGCTCGCCATCGCCGAGGAAGCTTTAAGCAGGGGGGCTGACGTCACCCTGATTCACGGGCCCGGCTTAAACGTTTACAATCCACGCCTTAAAACCCTTAAAGTGGTAACTACCGAGCAAATGCTAAACGCGGTAGTATCAGAATTAAAGGGCTCCAACTACGATATAATAGTGTTAGCCGCCGCACCTTTAGATTTCGGTTTTGAGAAACCGGTTAACTACAAGATATCGTCAAGCGTTAACGAGCTTCATGTAATCCTCGTAGCTAAACCTAAAATATCCTTAATTGTTAGAAAGTATGCGCCTACCGCTTTCTTCATAGGGTTCAAGGCCGAGTTTAACCTACCTAAGGAAGCGCTTATCGAATCTGCGTACGCAAAGTTGAAGGAGGCTGGAATGAACCTTATAGTAGCAAACGACGTATCAAAACCTGGCTGCGGTTTTAGCTCCGAAACTAACGAGGTCTACATAGTTGATGAAGCTAAAAACGTAGTCCACATACCGTTAACCAGTAAACGGGTCATAGCCAAAAAGCTACTTGACTTAGCTATAAGCAGGTTGAAGGGTCGCAGATAG
- a CDS encoding Gfo/Idh/MocA family oxidoreductase, whose amino-acid sequence MDAVGIAVIGCGFWGANHARVISEIESAKLVAVSDIDATRAKMVAKRYGVKWYQNNAELLKDKEVEAVTICTPSSTHAQVALQAIKAGKHLLVEKPMAASLNEAEIMVKASKDQGVLLMAGHVERFNPGVRRVKGLIDSGKVGRIVLISARRVSSWPQRIGDVGVVMDLAIHDIDIARYLLGENPREVYAVTGSLYHTYEDHANLILTFKSGEAAFIEANWLTPRKVRELRVTCTRGIITLNYIDQRVTVEGSEGSFTPNHTWMEPLKLELEHFTDSIRRGRKPMVDGNDGLEAIRIAEAALRSAALKSIVKLEPPTP is encoded by the coding sequence ATGGACGCGGTCGGTATAGCCGTTATCGGATGCGGCTTCTGGGGCGCAAACCACGCTAGAGTGATAAGTGAGATCGAAAGCGCGAAGCTAGTGGCCGTATCCGATATAGACGCGACGAGGGCTAAAATGGTGGCTAAAAGGTATGGGGTTAAGTGGTATCAGAATAACGCTGAACTCCTTAAGGATAAGGAGGTTGAAGCAGTAACGATATGCACACCATCAAGTACGCACGCTCAAGTAGCCCTTCAAGCCATTAAAGCTGGAAAACACCTACTAGTCGAGAAGCCTATGGCGGCTAGTTTAAACGAGGCCGAGATCATGGTTAAAGCGTCTAAAGATCAAGGGGTTTTACTAATGGCTGGCCACGTGGAACGTTTTAACCCGGGCGTCCGTAGGGTTAAGGGGCTCATCGATAGCGGTAAAGTAGGACGCATCGTCCTAATCTCAGCTAGAAGGGTTTCAAGCTGGCCTCAGCGCATTGGGGATGTAGGCGTGGTTATGGATTTAGCGATCCACGATATCGATATAGCCCGCTACCTACTAGGTGAAAACCCTAGGGAGGTATACGCTGTAACCGGTAGCTTATACCATACCTACGAGGATCACGCTAACCTAATATTAACCTTTAAATCCGGGGAAGCAGCCTTCATAGAAGCCAACTGGTTAACGCCGAGGAAGGTACGTGAGTTAAGGGTTACGTGCACCCGGGGCATCATCACGCTTAACTATATAGATCAACGTGTAACGGTGGAGGGGAGTGAAGGCTCCTTTACCCCAAACCATACCTGGATGGAGCCCCTTAAACTGGAATTGGAGCACTTCACGGACTCCATTAGGAGGGGTAGGAAGCCGATGGTTGACGGCAACGATGGCCTTGAAGCAATACGGATAGCGGAGGCAGCTTTAAGGTCAGCGGCTTTAAAATCTATAGTAAAACTGGAACCACCTACCCCCTAA
- a CDS encoding nucleotide sugar dehydrogenase: MKAPLTLPSTELAASLRSGEIPVAAIGCGWMGLPTALLLAEAGVKVIGVVKEPKVASLLNSGISHIFEPGVNELLSKHVKLGRFKATVDTLQATLESGVAIITVPTLIDVFNRPDYSAVEDACLKLGRGIRKGFFVLFESTVAPGTTEGVVKRILEEVSGLKAGSDFGLAYSPIRASAGSVLRDLANYPRIVAGIDPLSLEVACVLLSLIVKAPLVRVSNIKTAEAVKVFENVYRDVNIALANELALYCEKEGIDVVEAFKAATTQPYCHLHNPGPGPGGHCIPVNPYFLIRRAESLGLNLKIVSLAREVNDSMPSHVVELVIQALRECGKELQGSKIAMLGISYKEDVKEARFSPSVKVADHLINAKAFIVAYDPYFTPHEVFELTGLKGANSVEECVRGADCILVMVGHREFKNINLSLLSPLVNRPAALVDTRGIISPEEAKNQGFTYKGIGRL; the protein is encoded by the coding sequence ATGAAGGCGCCCCTTACGCTACCATCAACAGAACTAGCGGCCTCGCTAAGGAGTGGCGAAATTCCAGTAGCGGCAATCGGCTGCGGCTGGATGGGATTACCAACCGCGCTACTACTAGCCGAAGCCGGGGTTAAGGTGATTGGAGTGGTTAAGGAGCCTAAAGTAGCATCCCTACTAAACTCGGGTATAAGCCATATCTTCGAGCCCGGCGTTAACGAATTACTAAGTAAACACGTTAAGCTTGGAAGGTTTAAGGCTACGGTCGATACGCTTCAAGCAACCCTTGAAAGCGGTGTAGCCATTATAACGGTTCCAACGTTAATCGATGTCTTTAACCGTCCGGATTATTCAGCGGTTGAAGACGCCTGCTTAAAGCTTGGAAGGGGCATACGTAAAGGTTTCTTCGTACTCTTTGAAAGCACCGTAGCCCCTGGAACCACCGAGGGCGTAGTTAAAAGGATCCTTGAAGAGGTATCCGGGTTAAAGGCTGGATCGGACTTCGGCCTAGCCTATAGCCCGATAAGAGCTAGCGCTGGATCAGTTCTAAGGGATCTAGCCAATTACCCTAGAATCGTAGCTGGTATTGACCCCCTCAGCTTAGAGGTAGCATGCGTACTTCTAAGCCTAATAGTTAAAGCCCCCTTAGTAAGGGTGAGTAACATTAAAACCGCCGAAGCCGTTAAGGTTTTCGAAAATGTTTACCGCGACGTTAATATAGCCTTAGCTAACGAGTTAGCCCTCTACTGCGAAAAGGAGGGTATAGACGTTGTAGAAGCCTTTAAGGCGGCGACAACACAGCCCTACTGCCACCTCCATAACCCTGGCCCTGGCCCAGGCGGGCATTGCATACCGGTAAATCCTTACTTCCTAATAAGGAGGGCTGAAAGTTTAGGGTTAAACCTTAAAATAGTATCTTTAGCGCGCGAAGTCAACGACTCAATGCCGTCACACGTAGTTGAACTAGTTATTCAAGCTTTAAGGGAGTGCGGTAAAGAGCTTCAAGGATCAAAAATAGCTATGCTAGGCATTTCATACAAGGAGGACGTAAAGGAGGCCCGCTTCTCGCCGTCAGTTAAGGTGGCGGACCACTTAATTAACGCTAAAGCCTTTATAGTGGCCTACGACCCATACTTCACTCCGCATGAGGTTTTCGAGTTAACGGGGTTAAAGGGAGCTAATAGTGTAGAGGAATGCGTAAGGGGGGCTGATTGCATCTTAGTGATGGTGGGTCATCGGGAGTTCAAGAACATCAACCTAAGCCTCCTTTCACCCCTCGTAAATAGGCCCGCAGCCTTAGTTGATACTAGGGGCATTATAAGCCCTGAGGAGGCTAAAAACCAAGGCTTCACGTATAAGGGTATTGGGAGGCTCTAA
- a CDS encoding helix-turn-helix domain-containing protein, with product MESLRKLKALGLTEYEAKVYLQLVIKGELDAYELSKASEVPLPRVYQVLEELKKKGFVREALGRPKRFDAVPPLNAVDNLKRYVEEGLKAELNRISEVGREVQSILDPYYWSRRLRLKPEALLESLPDLLAMEEETRRLIEEAKREIRILTALFTWFPKVKEHLKTALRRGVNVKVLMQVEAGREVAKEAVSLGIEVRDAMDPWYPVRGTMADREGLVFLIWEAEEKNRLWHPVAYKPHKTRNPGLIRVFSDVFERLWMGSRPLNGGG from the coding sequence TTGGAGTCTTTAAGGAAGCTTAAAGCGTTAGGCTTAACTGAGTATGAGGCTAAGGTTTACCTGCAGCTCGTGATTAAGGGCGAGTTGGACGCTTACGAGTTAAGTAAAGCCTCAGAGGTACCCCTACCTAGGGTTTACCAGGTTTTAGAGGAACTTAAGAAGAAGGGGTTTGTAAGGGAGGCCTTAGGGAGGCCTAAAAGGTTTGACGCGGTACCTCCTCTTAACGCTGTAGATAACCTTAAGCGGTACGTGGAGGAAGGGTTGAAGGCCGAGTTAAATAGGATTAGCGAGGTTGGACGCGAAGTCCAATCAATCCTTGACCCCTACTATTGGAGTAGGAGGTTAAGGTTAAAGCCTGAGGCCCTGCTTGAGTCTCTACCCGACCTATTAGCTATGGAGGAGGAAACTAGAAGGTTGATAGAGGAGGCGAAACGTGAAATCCGTATTTTAACGGCGCTTTTTACGTGGTTTCCAAAGGTCAAGGAGCACCTTAAGACTGCTTTACGGCGCGGCGTAAACGTTAAGGTTTTAATGCAAGTAGAGGCCGGGCGCGAAGTAGCTAAGGAGGCCGTATCGTTAGGGATTGAGGTACGCGACGCAATGGACCCTTGGTACCCGGTTCGCGGCACGATGGCTGATAGGGAGGGGCTTGTCTTCTTAATATGGGAAGCTGAGGAGAAAAATAGGCTTTGGCATCCAGTGGCTTATAAACCCCATAAAACTCGGAACCCCGGCTTAATACGCGTCTTTTCAGACGTATTCGAGAGGTTATGGATGGGTTCGAGGCCCTTAAATGGTGGTGGGTAG
- a CDS encoding DUF354 domain-containing protein, with protein MGSLLNVWIDILTPKQVLFFSRLIKGLEDRGCEVLKTARRYAELNEVMKLKGVDALCVGKYGGPTLKGKLTASLTRALKLVDVVKRWKVDLAVSFSSPEASRVAFGLGKPHYCFNDSPHAEAVAKLSIPLSTKLFTPKAVPVSKWVRFGIKRKAIVQYNAIDPVAWLLNFTPNPQVLTEHSLTRKRMIIVARVEESYAAYLLNRVSRTKSIILPVIQEVAARYEDAQLVVVPRYPEQRRLLKNALNGKVLVTEKAIDTTSLLYYADLFVGAGGTMTWEASLLGVPTVSCHPSKALDVERYLAEKGLLYMAKSLDDAINLTLRIVEELNYYKELHRKLAAEALRSMDDPVEVALKVMERDFKLKA; from the coding sequence GTGGGTAGTTTGTTGAATGTGTGGATTGATATTTTAACCCCGAAACAAGTGCTTTTTTTCAGCAGGCTTATTAAGGGGCTTGAAGATCGGGGTTGCGAAGTACTTAAGACCGCGAGAAGGTACGCTGAGCTTAATGAGGTAATGAAGCTTAAGGGTGTAGATGCTCTTTGTGTTGGTAAGTACGGAGGGCCAACGCTTAAAGGTAAGCTTACCGCAAGCTTAACCAGAGCTTTAAAGCTGGTCGATGTAGTTAAGCGTTGGAAGGTAGATTTAGCCGTTTCCTTTTCGTCACCTGAGGCTTCACGGGTGGCCTTCGGGCTTGGAAAGCCGCATTACTGCTTTAACGATAGCCCCCACGCTGAAGCGGTAGCGAAGCTTTCAATCCCGCTTTCAACGAAGCTTTTTACGCCTAAAGCGGTACCTGTTAGTAAATGGGTTAGGTTCGGGATTAAGCGTAAAGCCATCGTCCAGTATAACGCCATTGACCCCGTGGCTTGGCTATTAAACTTTACACCTAACCCTCAAGTACTAACCGAGCACAGCTTAACTAGGAAGAGGATGATCATCGTGGCTAGGGTTGAAGAGTCGTACGCGGCGTACCTCCTAAACAGGGTTAGTAGGACTAAAAGCATAATACTACCGGTAATACAGGAGGTTGCAGCTAGATATGAAGATGCCCAGTTAGTTGTGGTTCCACGTTACCCTGAGCAACGCCGCCTCTTAAAGAACGCTTTGAATGGTAAAGTCTTAGTAACGGAGAAAGCCATAGATACGACTAGCCTCCTCTATTACGCGGATCTCTTCGTGGGTGCTGGCGGTACAATGACTTGGGAGGCGTCGTTACTAGGCGTTCCAACGGTATCGTGCCATCCATCTAAGGCTTTAGATGTAGAGCGCTACTTGGCTGAGAAAGGTTTACTTTACATGGCTAAAAGCCTTGATGACGCCATCAATCTTACCCTACGTATAGTGGAGGAGTTGAATTATTACAAGGAACTTCATAGGAAATTAGCGGCCGAAGCTTTAAGGAGTATGGACGACCCCGTAGAGGTAGCTTTAAAAGTGATGGAGCGAGACTTTAAGTTAAAAGCATAA
- a CDS encoding DUF131 domain-containing protein translates to MNLLFTFGLALVFIGVALAFIAVLLLALRGSGKVSGGGVILLGPFPIVFGSDVKALKAVIALTLILMALAVLFTLEVFRW, encoded by the coding sequence GTGAATTTACTTTTTACGTTTGGCTTAGCCTTAGTATTCATCGGGGTGGCGTTAGCGTTCATAGCTGTACTTCTCCTCGCCTTAAGGGGTAGCGGGAAGGTTAGTGGTGGAGGTGTTATACTGTTAGGTCCTTTCCCGATAGTGTTTGGGTCCGACGTAAAGGCTTTAAAGGCGGTTATAGCTTTAACGTTAATCCTCATGGCTTTAGCCGTACTATTTACGTTGGAGGTGTTTAGATGGTAA
- a CDS encoding DUF131 domain-containing protein, translating into MVSLSHTCEVCDKGFARFVCSGCGRKVCINCFDEAGWLCVKCVERKEVIRPVQGLKAPGLPSIKPLILFISAFIIILIGMLLLAASSLIVGTGTFSGGGVIFIGPIPIVIGTGPYGLELMLISVGVAITMAVLAVLMARGWG; encoded by the coding sequence ATGGTAAGCTTAAGCCATACTTGTGAGGTTTGCGATAAGGGGTTTGCTAGGTTTGTTTGTAGTGGATGTGGGCGTAAAGTATGTATTAACTGCTTTGATGAGGCCGGGTGGCTTTGCGTTAAATGCGTTGAGAGAAAGGAGGTAATACGCCCCGTTCAAGGCCTTAAGGCGCCCGGTTTGCCTTCAATTAAGCCGTTAATCCTTTTCATTTCAGCCTTTATAATCATCTTGATCGGGATGCTACTACTAGCAGCATCCAGCTTGATAGTAGGTACTGGAACGTTTAGTGGTGGAGGCGTTATCTTCATAGGCCCTATACCTATCGTTATAGGTACTGGGCCCTATGGGCTTGAATTAATGTTGATAAGCGTTGGAGTAGCTATCACGATGGCGGTTTTAGCCGTTTTAATGGCTCGTGGATGGGGATGA
- the nucS gene encoding endonuclease NucS has translation MGMISKGRVNARIGLSVEEALQIIKEALAKRQLLIIVGECEVTYEGRASSKLGLGGRLIVVKKDGAVLIHRAAGYEPINWMPPGSIISVDTSNGKLRLRVVKRKPYEVLTVFFTMVDMAAALNIVDKAEFTLYATEKDMKEAVLAYPDLIEEGFKPILLEVPLDKVQGFVDVVGEDAQGNLVVVEVKKDAASKEAVLQLKRYIEAIKARSNRKVRGIIAAPRLAREAQQLMEVLGYEFKGLKPKTCAELLRRRKVKGIYDYV, from the coding sequence ATGGGGATGATTTCTAAGGGCCGGGTTAACGCGCGTATCGGGTTAAGCGTTGAAGAGGCCCTCCAGATTATTAAGGAGGCCCTAGCTAAGAGGCAGCTCCTAATTATAGTTGGTGAGTGTGAAGTAACCTATGAGGGGAGGGCTTCATCAAAGCTTGGTTTGGGTGGTAGACTCATCGTAGTGAAGAAGGATGGAGCGGTTCTAATCCATAGAGCGGCCGGTTACGAGCCCATTAACTGGATGCCTCCGGGCTCCATTATTTCCGTCGATACGAGTAACGGCAAGCTTAGGTTGAGGGTCGTTAAGCGTAAACCCTACGAAGTACTTACCGTGTTCTTTACTATGGTGGATATGGCGGCCGCGTTAAACATAGTCGATAAAGCTGAGTTTACGCTTTACGCGACGGAGAAGGACATGAAGGAGGCAGTATTAGCGTACCCGGATCTCATAGAGGAGGGGTTTAAACCTATCTTGCTAGAGGTACCTCTAGATAAGGTTCAAGGATTCGTAGACGTAGTAGGTGAAGATGCGCAGGGAAACCTGGTAGTTGTTGAAGTCAAAAAGGATGCAGCCTCCAAGGAGGCGGTTTTACAGTTAAAACGGTACATTGAAGCCATTAAGGCTAGAAGCAACCGTAAAGTTCGAGGTATAATAGCTGCCCCAAGGCTTGCACGTGAAGCACAGCAGCTAATGGAGGTTTTAGGCTACGAGTTTAAAGGGTTAAAGCCTAAAACTTGTGCTGAACTATTAAGGAGGCGGAAGGTTAAAGGGATTTACGATTACGTTTAA
- the larB gene encoding nickel pincer cofactor biosynthesis protein LarB: MSLREIIRKLVNGELSIKQAEALLKMSTVEKVLNVARLDVKREVRKEVPEVILAEGKRVEDLLNIVTSMVKRSGRAIVSRLSKRQLKSLVKRLSNSFELQVSELARVCVVKKPGIPKPKPAGKIGILTAGTADVPVAEEARIVAEEMGCEVYTAYDVGVAGLHRLKEPIKSMIEKDVDVFVVIAGREGALPTVVASLVDVPVIGVPTSTGYGFGGRGIGALASMLQSCSLGIAVVNIDGGIAAGVVAALIAKRVKYRSEIAD, from the coding sequence ATGTCGCTTCGCGAGATCATCCGTAAACTAGTGAACGGGGAGCTTTCAATTAAGCAGGCTGAAGCCCTTTTAAAGATGTCGACCGTTGAGAAGGTGTTAAACGTAGCTAGGCTGGACGTTAAGCGGGAGGTTAGAAAGGAGGTACCGGAAGTTATTTTAGCCGAGGGTAAGAGGGTGGAGGACCTTTTAAACATAGTAACCTCCATGGTTAAAAGATCCGGAAGGGCCATCGTAAGCAGGCTGTCAAAGCGTCAGCTTAAATCGCTAGTAAAGCGGTTATCGAATAGCTTTGAACTTCAAGTTAGCGAGCTAGCTCGAGTATGCGTAGTTAAAAAGCCGGGTATACCAAAACCTAAACCCGCCGGAAAAATCGGGATATTAACGGCTGGAACAGCTGATGTTCCAGTTGCTGAGGAAGCACGTATAGTGGCGGAGGAGATGGGCTGCGAAGTATACACCGCGTACGACGTAGGTGTAGCCGGCCTCCATAGGCTTAAGGAGCCGATTAAAAGCATGATCGAGAAGGATGTAGACGTCTTCGTGGTTATAGCTGGAAGGGAAGGAGCCCTACCCACGGTAGTAGCCAGTCTAGTGGACGTTCCAGTGATAGGCGTCCCAACCTCAACAGGCTACGGGTTTGGAGGGAGGGGTATAGGCGCGCTTGCATCCATGCTTCAATCCTGTAGCCTCGGAATAGCCGTAGTCAATATTGATGGAGGTATAGCAGCCGGAGTAGTCGCAGCCCTCATAGCTAAACGCGTAAAATACCGCTCCGAAATCGCTGATTGA